From the Teredinibacter turnerae T7901 genome, one window contains:
- a CDS encoding ABC transporter ATP-binding protein, whose amino-acid sequence MSLLSVSNLTTNFYTREGVTNAVKNVSFELEAGKILGIVGESGSGKSVSCYSILGLIPSPPGKVESGTAVFEGKDLLKMSEKELREVRGRKISMIFQDPMTSLNPFMTIGKQLMEAYRLHFKADKKTARQKALKALQEVGIVNAENRLDAYPHEFSGGMRQRVMIAMALITEPKLLVADEPTTALDVTIQAQILELIKKLQASHNLGVIFITHDLAVISKLADDIMVMKSGEVVEKGTAQEVFTQQKHPYTQKLIAAVPDSAKPVPAQTVLNEKPLVRVESVNKTYVTHSGGMFSQKHESFKAVDNISLEIKRGEILGLVGESGSGKSTLGRSIIRLIESESDGIFIGNQQVDRLSPRQLRDARKNFQMIFQDPFASLNPRYTVYDTLAEPLLKHKIATPKNIVQKINELLDDVGLERKHIRKYPHEFSGGQRQRIAIARALAPDPQFIVADEPVSALDVTIQAQILELILNLAEKRGLTMLFISHDLAVVRYLCDRVIVMNRGKIVEQGETESLFNNPQQDYTRQLLAAIPQFA is encoded by the coding sequence ATGAGTTTACTTTCCGTCTCTAATTTAACGACCAATTTTTACACCCGGGAAGGCGTTACGAATGCCGTCAAAAATGTCAGTTTCGAACTCGAAGCCGGCAAAATTCTTGGGATTGTTGGCGAATCCGGCTCGGGGAAATCTGTATCCTGTTACAGTATCCTCGGTTTAATTCCTTCGCCGCCAGGCAAAGTGGAGAGTGGTACAGCGGTTTTTGAAGGCAAAGACCTTCTCAAGATGAGTGAAAAAGAGTTACGCGAAGTACGCGGTCGCAAGATTAGTATGATCTTCCAAGACCCTATGACCTCGCTCAACCCTTTTATGACCATCGGAAAGCAGTTGATGGAAGCCTACCGCCTCCACTTCAAAGCCGATAAAAAGACCGCTCGCCAAAAAGCGCTCAAAGCACTACAGGAAGTTGGTATTGTAAACGCTGAAAATCGCCTGGATGCCTACCCCCACGAATTTTCTGGTGGCATGCGCCAGCGCGTGATGATTGCTATGGCACTCATCACAGAGCCCAAGTTACTGGTCGCGGACGAGCCCACAACAGCGCTGGATGTAACCATCCAAGCGCAAATCCTCGAGCTTATTAAAAAACTACAGGCCAGTCATAACCTGGGTGTTATTTTTATTACCCATGATCTCGCAGTTATTTCCAAGCTAGCAGACGACATCATGGTTATGAAAAGTGGTGAAGTCGTCGAAAAAGGCACCGCCCAGGAAGTATTCACGCAGCAGAAGCACCCCTACACGCAAAAATTGATCGCCGCAGTACCTGATTCAGCTAAGCCAGTACCAGCGCAAACTGTACTCAATGAAAAACCCCTTGTACGAGTTGAGAGTGTTAACAAAACATATGTTACCCACTCAGGCGGTATGTTTAGCCAGAAGCACGAATCCTTCAAAGCTGTTGATAACATCAGCCTTGAGATAAAACGCGGTGAAATTCTGGGTTTAGTGGGTGAGTCCGGTTCCGGAAAGTCCACTTTAGGTAGAAGTATTATTCGGCTAATCGAGAGCGAATCTGACGGCATATTTATTGGCAATCAGCAAGTAGATCGCCTTAGTCCCCGCCAGCTGCGGGATGCCCGCAAAAACTTCCAAATGATTTTCCAGGACCCATTTGCGTCTTTAAATCCGCGCTACACCGTGTATGACACACTCGCAGAGCCGCTTCTCAAGCATAAAATCGCAACGCCCAAAAATATTGTGCAAAAAATCAATGAGCTGCTCGACGATGTTGGCCTGGAACGCAAACACATCCGTAAATACCCGCACGAATTTTCTGGCGGCCAACGCCAGCGAATCGCAATAGCCCGTGCACTCGCGCCAGACCCGCAATTTATCGTTGCCGACGAGCCTGTTTCAGCGCTTGATGTAACTATTCAGGCGCAAATACTCGAGCTGATACTAAATCTGGCAGAAAAACGCGGCCTGACCATGCTATTTATTTCTCACGATCTCGCCGTAGTAAGGTACTTGTGCGACCGAGTTATTGTAATGAATCGCGGCAAGATTGTAGAGCAAGGCGAAACCGAGAGCTTGTTCAACAATCCACAGCAGGACTACACCAGGCAACTATTAGCTGCAATTCCGCAGTTTGCTTAA
- a CDS encoding ABC transporter permease, whose product MIFKSSSETNDLESYEAGRSLSQDAFVRLKRNKLAMAGMIFLIIIISLAILTPWIAPYSYEAQNLDLGATPPSAEHWMGTDIFGRDQLTRILYGSRISLMVGFIATAVALLIGVLWGTIAGYSGGKVDSWMMRIVDVLYALPFTIFIILLTVIFGRSIFLLFLAIGAVEWLTMARIVRGQVMALKHQEFVEAAVSMGLSRWQIMTRHLIPNILGPVIVYTTLTIPGVILLESFLSFLGLGIQPPQSSWGSLISYGVETIEEYPWLLIYPSLFLSITLFALNFLGDGLRDAFDPRTSKD is encoded by the coding sequence ATGATATTTAAATCTTCTTCTGAAACGAACGACCTTGAATCGTACGAAGCTGGCCGCTCTCTTTCGCAGGATGCATTCGTACGCTTAAAGCGAAATAAGTTAGCTATGGCCGGAATGATCTTTTTGATTATTATTATTTCGCTCGCCATACTCACGCCATGGATAGCACCTTACTCCTACGAGGCGCAAAATCTAGATCTGGGAGCAACACCACCTTCCGCTGAACACTGGATGGGGACCGATATTTTCGGTCGGGACCAGCTAACCCGCATTTTATACGGCAGCCGAATCTCGCTGATGGTCGGCTTTATTGCCACTGCTGTTGCACTGCTGATTGGCGTACTCTGGGGCACTATCGCCGGTTATTCCGGCGGAAAGGTCGACTCCTGGATGATGCGAATCGTCGATGTACTCTACGCCCTACCCTTCACTATTTTTATTATCCTGTTAACTGTCATCTTTGGCCGCAGTATTTTCCTGCTATTTCTGGCAATAGGCGCGGTGGAGTGGCTGACAATGGCGCGTATCGTTCGCGGCCAGGTCATGGCGTTAAAGCATCAGGAATTTGTGGAAGCTGCCGTTTCGATGGGTTTAAGCCGCTGGCAAATTATGACCCGTCACTTAATACCGAACATTCTCGGTCCCGTCATCGTGTACACCACATTAACCATTCCTGGCGTCATTCTGTTGGAGTCGTTTCTCAGCTTCCTCGGCCTGGGAATTCAGCCACCTCAGAGCTCTTGGGGTTCACTGATTTCTTACGGAGTTGAAACCATTGAAGAGTACCCCTGGCTGCTGATTTATCCGAGCTTGTTTCTCTCAATCACCCTATTTGCATTGAATTTTCTGGGCGATGGCCTGCGCGATGCTTTCGACCCACGTACATCAAAAGATTAA
- a CDS encoding immune inhibitor A domain-containing protein encodes MPLRFCSSIVLSLCLLPAAYAAKAPQHDSGPFDLAIANEEKLISMLKKSGKISPTASRHEAEQALYSILRQRQQAAQAASLTVSESPTQFAVKHQKSKKFTKASLMPGSVSNGGAVRNVVVEPYDGEKKTAKLLTILMEFPDYPHNAVSAGDTDFYYEDYNKEHYAELLFSEENFAGPNGESLITMQGYYDAQSGGSYGVSGTVAGWYMASHPAAYYGGNDPSTENDLAPRELVTEALLAAQADPTVNLADFDVEDRYDLDGDGDYWEPDGLVDHVQVIHSSVGEEAGGGALGDDAIWSHRWNLGDILFLEDTPTDAPYWDGVMAAYDYTIQPIDAAAGVICHEYGHDLGLPDEYDTQYSGRGEPVSFWSLMSSGSWTGKIAGTQPSGFSPWAKEYLQSTLAGNWQTGVAVSVEDLDAHGAFYLLDEAVTKGTNNDAIRVDLPPKKTVILEPYSGDMVYFSGSGNDLFNVQAITVDLTGSTTAGLSFMANYDIETDWDYAYVTVDGVPIPGNVTTTSDPNGQNLGYGITGSTPGWVEAQFDLSPYVGAVVELGFYYVTDSYVANPGFYMDDIKVELDSVSTLLGDADGEDAFIYDGFTKDGGYVNTEHYYLLEWRTHHGIDEGLKYIGVADSYMSTNEGLVVWYYDSLFGTDNWVGYHPGEGFLGVVDADQSTLLWSDGYPASTRYQIHDAAFGVKPARPVNVTIPDGSGSFLRLVDRDVQPEAFFKDHWDYISPLIPDAGKLLPEYGLMIRVVDDSPNGSVGKVRIANRSK; translated from the coding sequence ATGCCTCTACGTTTTTGTTCGTCTATTGTGTTATCGCTTTGCTTGCTGCCAGCGGCATATGCAGCCAAAGCCCCTCAGCACGATAGCGGTCCGTTTGACCTTGCTATCGCTAACGAGGAAAAATTAATTTCCATGCTCAAAAAATCAGGGAAGATTTCGCCTACTGCTTCACGTCACGAAGCCGAGCAGGCGTTATATTCCATTTTGCGACAGCGCCAACAGGCGGCGCAGGCAGCTTCGTTGACGGTGTCTGAATCCCCGACGCAATTCGCTGTAAAACACCAAAAAAGTAAAAAATTCACCAAAGCGTCTTTAATGCCTGGCAGTGTTTCCAATGGGGGTGCTGTGCGCAATGTAGTGGTGGAGCCTTACGATGGTGAAAAGAAAACCGCAAAGCTTCTCACTATTTTGATGGAGTTTCCGGATTACCCGCACAACGCAGTATCAGCGGGTGATACGGATTTTTATTACGAAGATTACAACAAAGAGCACTATGCAGAATTGTTGTTCAGTGAAGAAAATTTCGCTGGCCCGAACGGTGAATCGCTGATCACTATGCAGGGCTATTACGATGCGCAATCCGGTGGCAGTTACGGTGTGAGTGGTACCGTTGCTGGCTGGTATATGGCGAGCCATCCTGCAGCCTATTATGGTGGCAACGATCCTTCAACTGAAAATGATTTGGCGCCACGAGAATTGGTGACTGAAGCGTTGTTAGCCGCGCAGGCTGACCCAACGGTAAACCTAGCTGACTTCGACGTGGAAGATCGTTACGACCTCGATGGCGATGGCGATTATTGGGAACCCGATGGTCTTGTCGACCATGTCCAGGTTATCCACTCTTCGGTTGGTGAAGAAGCGGGCGGCGGTGCTCTGGGCGATGATGCTATCTGGTCTCACCGCTGGAATCTGGGTGACATTTTATTTTTGGAAGACACCCCAACAGACGCACCTTATTGGGATGGCGTCATGGCAGCTTACGATTATACGATTCAACCAATCGATGCGGCTGCGGGTGTAATCTGTCATGAATACGGTCACGATCTTGGCCTTCCTGACGAATACGATACTCAGTACAGCGGTCGCGGCGAGCCGGTTTCTTTCTGGTCACTAATGTCCAGTGGTTCCTGGACAGGTAAAATCGCGGGCACGCAACCATCCGGTTTTAGCCCTTGGGCTAAAGAGTACTTGCAAAGTACTCTTGCTGGTAACTGGCAGACTGGCGTTGCAGTGAGCGTGGAAGATCTGGACGCGCACGGTGCATTTTATCTGTTGGATGAAGCGGTCACCAAAGGGACAAACAACGATGCAATTCGTGTCGATTTGCCACCGAAGAAAACCGTAATCCTTGAGCCTTACAGCGGCGACATGGTGTACTTTAGCGGCTCAGGTAATGATCTCTTTAATGTACAGGCAATCACTGTCGACCTCACCGGTTCAACTACCGCTGGTTTGTCTTTTATGGCGAATTACGACATTGAGACAGACTGGGATTATGCCTATGTGACTGTTGATGGTGTGCCGATTCCAGGCAACGTTACCACCACCAGTGACCCCAACGGACAAAATCTTGGTTACGGCATCACCGGTTCAACTCCTGGCTGGGTTGAAGCACAATTCGATCTCAGCCCTTATGTTGGCGCAGTGGTCGAACTCGGCTTCTACTATGTTACCGACTCCTATGTAGCTAACCCAGGCTTCTACATGGATGACATCAAAGTCGAACTCGACAGCGTTTCCACGTTGCTTGGTGATGCGGATGGCGAAGATGCCTTTATCTACGATGGTTTCACCAAAGACGGCGGTTATGTAAATACCGAGCATTACTATCTGCTGGAATGGCGTACCCATCACGGCATTGATGAGGGCTTGAAATATATCGGTGTTGCAGACAGCTACATGTCGACTAACGAAGGTCTTGTGGTTTGGTACTACGACAGCCTGTTTGGTACTGACAACTGGGTAGGATATCATCCTGGTGAGGGCTTCCTCGGCGTGGTGGATGCTGATCAGTCTACGTTGTTGTGGAGTGACGGTTATCCGGCTTCAACCCGCTATCAGATACACGATGCTGCCTTCGGTGTTAAACCCGCGCGCCCGGTAAATGTGACCATTCCCGACGGGTCTGGAAGCTTCCTGCGCCTGGTTGACCGCGATGTTCAACCGGAAGCCTTCTTTAAGGATCACTGGGATTACATCTCCCCACTGATTCCTGATGCAGGTAAACTGTTGCCAGAATACGGCTTGATGATTCGTGTTGTCGATGATTCGCCAAATGGCTCTGTAGGTAAGGTTCGTATTGCCAATCGCAGTAAATAA
- a CDS encoding M2 family metallopeptidase yields the protein MACNQPEKGSDAAKANAEQYNEESAKAFLKEAEAELGDASLFLNHASWLAATYINFDSQEVEARAGKEFTLKTVQFAKQVKKWDGADLTPDTRRQLDGLRLALSFPAPDDEKLASELAQIGSKMQGMYGAGQYCMADGNCMSLGDMSKILAESDDPELMKSVWAGWRDVSPPMRGLYERQVEIANQGAQDLGYANLADLWRSNYDMQPEAFAADVDAQWDKVKPFYEALHCHVRAKLNEFYGDDVVPSQGKIPAHLLGNMWAQTWSNVYDKVKPEVSSSYNLTSLIEKKGMTELDMVKTGEAFFSSIGFEPLPETFWERSMFTKPRDRDVVCHASAWDLDDKDDLRIKMCIQKNAEDFQTIHHELGHNYYQRAYKEQPFIYRGSANDGFHEALGDTVALSITPSYLVQIGLLDKEPPVDEDLGQLLELALDKIAFLPFGLLVDKWRWQVFSGELAPADYNKGWWELREKYQGIAAPVARSEEDFDPGAKYHIPGNTPYTRYFLAFIQQFQFHKALCETAGYEGPLHRCSIYGNEAAGAKLKAMMEMGSSKPWQEAMAAVTGQETLDASAIIDYFAPVKAWLDEQNKGRSCGW from the coding sequence ATGGCGTGTAATCAGCCAGAAAAAGGCAGTGACGCTGCAAAAGCCAACGCCGAACAATACAATGAGGAAAGCGCTAAAGCCTTTTTAAAGGAGGCGGAAGCGGAGCTAGGAGACGCATCGCTATTTTTAAATCATGCGTCCTGGCTGGCTGCGACCTATATCAACTTTGATAGCCAGGAAGTCGAAGCGCGCGCAGGCAAAGAGTTCACCCTGAAAACGGTGCAGTTTGCCAAGCAAGTCAAAAAGTGGGATGGCGCTGATCTTACCCCGGATACTCGTCGCCAACTCGACGGTTTGCGGCTGGCCTTGAGTTTTCCTGCGCCAGACGACGAAAAGTTGGCGAGTGAGCTAGCGCAAATTGGTTCCAAAATGCAAGGTATGTACGGCGCTGGTCAATATTGTATGGCCGATGGTAATTGCATGTCACTTGGTGATATGAGCAAAATCCTAGCGGAAAGCGATGATCCTGAATTGATGAAATCCGTGTGGGCCGGGTGGCGCGATGTCTCTCCGCCTATGCGTGGCCTGTACGAAAGACAGGTTGAGATTGCCAATCAGGGGGCGCAGGATCTTGGTTACGCGAACCTGGCGGATCTCTGGCGTTCCAACTACGATATGCAGCCCGAAGCGTTTGCCGCTGACGTCGATGCACAATGGGACAAAGTGAAGCCCTTCTATGAAGCTTTACACTGCCACGTACGGGCTAAATTGAATGAATTCTATGGCGATGACGTTGTGCCGTCCCAAGGTAAAATCCCAGCTCATTTACTTGGTAATATGTGGGCACAAACCTGGTCAAATGTATACGATAAAGTGAAACCGGAAGTCAGCTCCAGCTACAACCTTACCTCATTGATTGAGAAAAAGGGTATGACTGAACTGGATATGGTAAAAACCGGCGAGGCATTTTTCTCATCTATTGGATTTGAGCCACTTCCAGAGACTTTTTGGGAACGCTCAATGTTCACCAAGCCACGTGATCGTGATGTTGTCTGTCACGCGAGTGCCTGGGACCTGGATGATAAAGACGATCTGCGGATTAAAATGTGTATTCAGAAAAACGCAGAAGATTTTCAAACCATTCATCACGAACTGGGCCACAATTATTATCAGCGTGCGTATAAAGAGCAGCCCTTTATCTACCGTGGCAGCGCTAACGACGGCTTCCATGAAGCGCTCGGCGATACGGTAGCTCTGTCTATTACGCCCAGCTATCTGGTGCAGATTGGCCTGCTGGATAAAGAGCCGCCTGTAGACGAGGATCTTGGCCAGCTGCTCGAGTTGGCTCTCGATAAAATTGCATTTCTTCCGTTTGGGTTGCTCGTAGACAAGTGGCGCTGGCAGGTGTTCAGCGGCGAACTTGCACCAGCGGATTACAATAAAGGCTGGTGGGAATTGCGTGAGAAGTATCAAGGCATCGCCGCTCCGGTAGCGCGTTCGGAAGAAGATTTCGACCCGGGTGCGAAGTACCATATCCCCGGCAATACACCTTACACGCGGTATTTCCTTGCATTTATTCAGCAATTTCAGTTTCACAAAGCGTTGTGTGAAACCGCAGGTTATGAAGGGCCGCTACACCGGTGTTCTATCTATGGTAATGAGGCTGCGGGCGCTAAGTTGAAAGCCATGATGGAAATGGGAAGCAGTAAACCCTGGCAAGAAGCTATGGCCGCAGTGACTGGGCAAGAGACGCTAGATGCATCTGCGATTATCGACTATTTTGCACCGGTAAAAGCCTGGCTCGATGAGCAAAATAAAGGGCGAAGCTGCGGTTGGTAA
- a CDS encoding peptide MFS transporter — MQSSLQQKELFGHPAGLFVCFTTELWERFSFYGMKYLLLLYLTKYHLFSDGAGYDVLGAYAGLVYALPLIGGLIADRYLGMRKSVMFGGILLALGHATMAYEGSAASVYAAGTVLKDSIVSSTGVSYLAGTTLAQDVIVQDRVALNVFFFALALITVGVGFLKPNISSIVGRLYGENDTRRDAGYTIYYMGINIGSFFATLLCGWLGETFGWSYGFGAAGVGMLLGLVSFSWGQKYLYGHAEPSEPEKLKTKVLGLLSVENTIYVAAILSLGFVWILVQHEPIVHLTQNSLLIIAIVCLILYAFSYEHGSMISDKPALVLAVFSIASGLFWAFTDNDIGLGLMLLGLVIFIIYGFKNNKSPEYSRTVVLMILILSSVVFWALFEQSAGSMTLYADRVLDRSFGGGEIRASMFGSLNAGFIMLLAIPLAWLWTWLGKRNLEPSTPVKFSLGILQAGLGFGALVIGAQFPNEAGKVGMIWLVLAYLLHTTGELCISPVGLSAVSKLSISKVMSVSMGTWFLATALSETIATRIGKMASINANADAADPVAMLATYTQLYSFLMWLGIGVAVFMFVISPFLKRGMRGIH, encoded by the coding sequence GTGCAATCATCGTTGCAACAAAAAGAACTCTTCGGCCACCCTGCCGGACTTTTCGTTTGCTTTACAACTGAGTTGTGGGAGCGCTTTTCTTTTTACGGCATGAAATATTTGCTGTTACTTTACCTTACTAAATATCACCTTTTCTCCGACGGTGCAGGCTACGATGTGCTTGGGGCGTACGCAGGCTTGGTTTATGCCTTGCCATTGATTGGCGGACTGATTGCGGACCGTTATCTTGGCATGCGTAAGTCGGTGATGTTCGGCGGCATACTACTGGCGCTGGGACACGCCACTATGGCCTACGAAGGTAGCGCTGCAAGCGTGTATGCAGCAGGTACTGTACTCAAAGACTCCATAGTCTCCTCCACTGGGGTTAGCTATCTTGCGGGAACAACGCTCGCACAAGACGTTATAGTGCAGGATCGCGTCGCGTTAAATGTCTTCTTTTTTGCTTTAGCGCTCATCACCGTCGGAGTTGGGTTTTTAAAACCTAACATTTCTTCCATTGTCGGTCGCCTCTATGGTGAAAACGACACACGGCGGGATGCGGGTTACACCATTTATTATATGGGGATCAATATTGGTTCGTTTTTCGCCACGCTGCTATGTGGCTGGCTGGGAGAAACATTCGGCTGGAGCTACGGTTTTGGTGCGGCTGGCGTTGGTATGCTACTCGGACTTGTCAGTTTTAGCTGGGGCCAAAAATATCTTTACGGTCATGCAGAGCCAAGCGAACCCGAAAAATTAAAAACCAAAGTATTAGGCCTGCTTAGTGTTGAAAACACGATTTATGTTGCAGCGATTTTGAGCCTTGGCTTCGTCTGGATTCTGGTACAACACGAGCCCATCGTTCACCTAACACAGAACAGTCTTTTGATCATTGCCATCGTCTGTTTGATTCTTTATGCCTTCAGCTACGAGCACGGCTCAATGATCAGCGATAAACCGGCGCTCGTCCTTGCTGTTTTCTCTATCGCGAGCGGCTTATTTTGGGCGTTCACTGATAACGATATTGGCTTGGGATTAATGCTGCTGGGTCTGGTTATATTTATTATCTATGGATTCAAAAATAATAAATCGCCTGAGTACAGCAGAACGGTTGTACTGATGATTCTGATTCTTTCGTCAGTCGTGTTCTGGGCGCTGTTCGAGCAGTCAGCTGGCAGTATGACGCTCTACGCTGATCGAGTTCTGGACCGCTCTTTTGGTGGTGGCGAAATTCGTGCTTCCATGTTTGGGTCGCTTAATGCGGGCTTTATCATGCTTTTGGCTATCCCCCTCGCATGGCTGTGGACCTGGCTCGGTAAACGCAATCTGGAACCTTCGACACCGGTTAAATTTAGCCTGGGAATTTTACAGGCAGGTCTGGGGTTCGGCGCACTGGTTATTGGTGCACAATTTCCCAACGAAGCAGGGAAAGTGGGAATGATTTGGCTGGTGCTGGCCTACTTGCTCCATACCACTGGCGAGCTTTGTATATCACCTGTTGGCTTGTCTGCTGTGAGTAAGCTCTCAATCTCAAAGGTGATGAGCGTCAGTATGGGGACTTGGTTTTTGGCAACCGCTCTTTCGGAGACAATAGCCACACGTATCGGCAAAATGGCTTCCATCAATGCCAATGCTGATGCAGCCGACCCGGTCGCTATGCTTGCGACTTATACCCAGCTCTACTCGTTTTTGATGTGGCTGGGTATTGGTGTAGCAGTATTTATGTTTGTGATATCACCCTTCCTCAAAAGAGGAATGCGCGGTATCCACTAA
- a CDS encoding cryptochrome/photolyase family protein — translation MILRFILGDQLSTSISSLKDFDPQHDRVLMCEVLDEASYVKHHKMKIAFLFSAMRHFAAELAENGVNVDYVKLDTPDNTGSLAGEIARFSKTHNAAKVVVTEPGEYRVLQELNSLDLNLEIRTDTRFICSIDAFKAWAGDKKQLRMEYFYREMRKKTQILMDGERPVGGAWNYDSENRKPPKDGLSVPATYQARTDEITQEVIELVEHRFKDHFGELQHFHFAVTRQQALYALDKFIAERLASFGDYQDAMLESEPWMYHSHLSFYLNCGLLLPLECAEQAENAYRQGAAPLNAVEGFIRQILGWREFVRGIYWLKMPGYGKENFLNAKRKLPPLYWGAPTNMNCLSQCVSETRQHAYAHHIQRLMVMGNFALLAGLAPDEVNEWYLIVYADAYEWVELPNVSGMILFADGGYLASKPYAASGAYINKMSNYCKQCAYKVSKKNGADACPFNYLYWDFLLRNKSSLSNNPRLGMPYRNLARMTDDKIAAIEQDAGNFLQRLESGEKI, via the coding sequence TTGATTCTTCGCTTTATCCTTGGAGACCAGCTCTCAACCAGCATTTCAAGTCTTAAGGACTTCGACCCACAGCATGACCGGGTACTTATGTGTGAGGTGCTCGATGAAGCCAGCTACGTTAAACACCACAAAATGAAAATCGCATTTCTATTTTCTGCGATGCGTCACTTCGCCGCAGAATTAGCAGAAAACGGAGTCAACGTAGACTATGTAAAGCTGGACACACCCGATAACACAGGATCGCTTGCTGGCGAGATCGCGCGATTTTCGAAAACTCACAATGCGGCCAAGGTAGTAGTGACCGAGCCGGGCGAATACCGCGTATTACAAGAACTCAATTCGCTCGACCTCAATCTGGAAATCCGCACTGATACCCGGTTTATATGCAGTATCGATGCGTTTAAAGCCTGGGCTGGGGATAAAAAGCAGCTGCGGATGGAATATTTTTACCGTGAAATGCGTAAAAAAACGCAGATTCTTATGGACGGTGAGCGGCCTGTAGGTGGTGCTTGGAATTACGACAGTGAAAACCGTAAACCACCAAAAGACGGATTGAGCGTGCCAGCGACCTATCAGGCACGGACCGACGAGATCACGCAAGAGGTTATCGAACTGGTCGAACACCGCTTCAAAGACCACTTCGGCGAGCTGCAACATTTTCACTTCGCCGTTACTCGCCAACAAGCGCTCTATGCCCTGGACAAATTCATTGCCGAACGACTGGCGAGTTTTGGTGACTATCAGGATGCCATGCTTGAAAGCGAACCCTGGATGTACCACTCCCACCTCAGCTTCTATTTAAATTGCGGGCTGCTGCTGCCATTGGAGTGCGCCGAACAGGCCGAAAACGCCTACCGACAAGGAGCGGCCCCCCTCAATGCGGTAGAAGGTTTTATTCGCCAAATTCTGGGCTGGCGGGAGTTTGTGCGCGGTATCTATTGGTTAAAAATGCCGGGCTACGGGAAAGAGAACTTTCTTAACGCCAAACGAAAACTCCCTCCCCTGTATTGGGGGGCACCTACAAACATGAATTGCCTGTCGCAGTGCGTAAGCGAAACCCGCCAACACGCCTACGCGCATCACATACAGCGCCTTATGGTGATGGGCAACTTTGCGTTGCTCGCGGGCTTAGCGCCCGATGAGGTTAACGAATGGTATCTGATTGTTTATGCCGACGCCTATGAATGGGTGGAGCTGCCTAATGTTTCCGGTATGATCCTGTTTGCCGACGGCGGTTACCTCGCATCAAAACCCTATGCGGCCAGCGGTGCGTACATCAATAAAATGTCCAATTACTGTAAGCAGTGTGCGTATAAAGTCAGTAAAAAAAATGGCGCTGATGCATGTCCCTTCAATTATTTGTATTGGGACTTTCTGCTCCGCAACAAAAGCTCACTGTCGAACAACCCTCGCCTGGGCATGCCCTACCGCAACCTGGCCCGAATGACTGACGATAAAATTGCAGCCATAGAGCAAGACGCTGGCAACTTTTTACAGAGATTGGAAAGCGGTGAAAAAATCTAA
- a CDS encoding HAD family hydrolase → MHAISTILFDLGGVLLELDGLPIKDSWVDDPIPAEQNWLAWLRSPTVKEFETGQISEEEFVAGVVREFNLKIDEQMFREAFIRWPKSLFTGAAGLLEQLKPQYNLAFFSNTNRLHLPRLLHDLNLASYFNHTYASCEIGLFKPDVESFIYVANDMQVAPEHVLFIDDNQINVEGAVAAGMQGKRAVGLDEVKAVLAEFGLL, encoded by the coding sequence ATGCATGCTATTTCCACAATTCTATTCGATTTGGGTGGTGTTTTATTGGAATTAGATGGGCTGCCCATTAAAGACAGCTGGGTTGATGATCCGATACCAGCGGAACAAAACTGGTTGGCTTGGCTGCGATCACCCACCGTCAAAGAGTTTGAAACTGGGCAGATTAGTGAAGAGGAGTTTGTCGCGGGTGTCGTGAGGGAATTTAATCTCAAAATAGATGAGCAAATGTTTCGCGAGGCATTTATTCGCTGGCCTAAGTCCCTGTTCACAGGTGCAGCAGGCCTGCTCGAGCAATTAAAACCCCAGTATAATCTGGCATTTTTTTCAAACACCAATCGCCTGCATCTTCCTAGATTACTTCACGACTTAAATTTGGCGAGTTATTTCAATCACACCTATGCCTCTTGTGAGATCGGTTTATTTAAGCCGGATGTAGAGAGCTTTATCTATGTGGCCAACGATATGCAAGTTGCCCCTGAACATGTCCTATTTATCGACGACAATCAGATAAATGTCGAAGGGGCGGTCGCCGCAGGAATGCAAGGGAAAAGAGCCGTAGGGCTGGACGAAGTGAAGGCAGTGTTAGCTGAATTCGGTTTGTTGTAG
- a CDS encoding DUF2256 domain-containing protein, which yields MKKSNLPSKICAHCERPFYWRKKWERCWGEVKYCSQRCGRSHRCGKAGPPRQTP from the coding sequence GTGAAAAAATCTAATCTGCCGTCGAAAATATGCGCTCACTGTGAGCGACCATTTTACTGGCGAAAAAAATGGGAGCGATGCTGGGGAGAGGTAAAATACTGCTCTCAGCGATGTGGAAGAAGCCACCGCTGCGGCAAGGCCGGGCCACCTCGCCAAACACCTTAA